In Rhodobacteraceae bacterium LMO-JJ12, a single window of DNA contains:
- the ccoO gene encoding cytochrome-c oxidase, cbb3-type subunit II gives MIRLLQKLYYPIQAGHYRLEKHSMGLTFGIIFAAMIGGFVEIAPLFTIDETVEDAPDMRLYTPLEQAGRDIYIREGCYACHSQMIRTLADEVDRYGPYSLAVESKYDHPMLWGSKRTGPDIARLGAKYSDDWHVAHLIDPRAVVPQSVMPQYAFLAETPLETASLPARLTALRRVGVPYDDEMIANAERDATAQARPDSAAADGVFERYGEATHVRRFGGQAGPVSEMDALVAYLQILGKLTDVADQMQASAISKTREATQ, from the coding sequence ATGATCCGTTTGCTTCAAAAGCTCTACTATCCGATCCAGGCCGGCCATTACCGTCTGGAAAAGCACTCGATGGGCCTCACATTCGGTATTATCTTCGCCGCAATGATCGGCGGTTTCGTCGAGATCGCACCGCTTTTCACCATCGACGAAACGGTCGAGGATGCACCCGATATGCGTCTCTACACCCCATTGGAACAAGCCGGACGCGATATCTATATTCGCGAAGGTTGCTACGCCTGTCACAGTCAGATGATCCGCACATTGGCCGATGAGGTCGACCGCTACGGCCCCTATTCTCTGGCGGTGGAAAGCAAATATGACCACCCAATGCTCTGGGGGTCCAAACGCACCGGGCCGGACATCGCACGACTGGGCGCGAAATACTCCGACGACTGGCATGTCGCGCATCTGATCGATCCGCGCGCCGTGGTGCCGCAATCGGTCATGCCGCAATATGCCTTTCTCGCTGAAACACCGCTTGAAACGGCAAGCCTTCCCGCCCGCCTGACCGCGCTGCGCCGCGTCGGCGTGCCCTACGATGACGAAATGATTGCCAATGCCGAGCGAGATGCCACCGCACAGGCTCGCCCCGATAGCGCCGCTGCTGATGGTGTGTTTGAGCGCTACGGCGAAGCAACACATGTGCGCCGTTTTGGCGGTCAAGCCGGACCAGTCAGCGAAATGGATGCTCTCGTCGCCTATCTGCAAATCCTTGGCAAGCTGACCGATGTGGCCGACCAAATGCAAGCCTCCGCAATCTCCAAGACCCGCGAGGCGACACAATGA
- a CDS encoding cbb3-type cytochrome c oxidase subunit 3 gives MMGLSHDTVVAAAKSFGLFYLIALSICVCLYAFWPRNRDRFEHAKHAIFDDENGPLSAEEPR, from the coding sequence ATGATGGGGCTGTCGCATGATACCGTGGTCGCCGCCGCCAAGTCTTTCGGTCTGTTTTACCTGATCGCGCTCTCCATCTGCGTCTGCCTCTATGCATTCTGGCCCCGCAATCGCGATCGTTTTGAACACGCCAAACACGCGATCTTCGATGACGAGAACGGCCCATTGAGCGCGGAGGAACCACGATGA
- a CDS encoding group III truncated hemoglobin, with protein sequence MSAEFSIEPSYAEKKRAQIREAAAIIGIDEGYLSRMVEQFYARIRDDVRLGPIFEAEIGDNWAPHLEVMKRFWTSVALNAGNYSGKPVAVHQQIGGVEPKDFERWLVLFRATLEDTAATPEAVNYLMFRAERIAKSLRYAMFERNESGVPSLS encoded by the coding sequence ATGAGCGCAGAATTTTCCATCGAACCTTCCTACGCCGAAAAGAAACGCGCGCAGATAAGGGAGGCCGCAGCGATCATCGGCATAGACGAGGGCTATCTGTCACGCATGGTTGAGCAATTTTATGCTCGCATCCGCGATGATGTGCGTCTTGGCCCGATCTTTGAGGCCGAGATTGGCGACAACTGGGCCCCGCATCTTGAGGTGATGAAACGGTTCTGGACCTCCGTCGCGTTGAATGCCGGGAATTACTCGGGAAAGCCCGTCGCCGTTCATCAGCAGATTGGCGGCGTCGAGCCCAAGGATTTTGAACGTTGGCTGGTCTTGTTCCGCGCAACGTTGGAGGACACTGCAGCGACACCAGAAGCCGTGAATTACCTGATGTTTCGCGCCGAACGCATCGCGAAAAGCCTGCGCTACGCGATGTTTGAGAGAAACGAAAGCGGCGTGCCATCTCTGAGTTAA
- a CDS encoding DUF2189 domain-containing protein — translation MLSDNLPPPDPLPKTSRGLPEIVPPLPRDNPYAQGLPWQTAFTWLMGGWRDLWTNPIASLLYGLMLFALSLLLVLGMFQTEIEHFLFPALAGFMVVGPVFANGLYVKSRRLERGKKTRFRQMIFLRPKSRYQGVFLGVILLLLFTLWIRAAVLIYALFFGIQPFPGTDDLLPMLLFTPTGWSILLVGCVVGALFAAFAFAISIFSVPMLLVEDVDALSAMGISMALVWNNLPAMLAWGGIVLALFVLSVLTGFIGLIVTFPLLGHATWHAYRSIRRIPEEAERVLLSPA, via the coding sequence ATGCTGAGCGACAATCTACCCCCGCCCGATCCGCTGCCCAAAACATCCAGAGGACTGCCAGAGATCGTCCCGCCCCTGCCGCGCGACAATCCGTATGCACAAGGCTTGCCATGGCAAACCGCCTTCACCTGGCTGATGGGCGGATGGCGCGACCTCTGGACCAACCCGATTGCCAGCCTGCTCTACGGGTTGATGCTCTTTGCGTTGTCGCTATTGCTGGTATTGGGGATGTTTCAAACCGAAATCGAACACTTCCTGTTTCCTGCACTGGCTGGCTTCATGGTGGTCGGTCCGGTCTTTGCCAATGGGCTCTATGTCAAGAGTCGTCGGCTGGAACGGGGCAAGAAAACTCGATTCCGGCAAATGATATTCTTGCGCCCGAAGTCGCGCTATCAAGGGGTGTTTCTTGGTGTAATCTTGCTCCTGCTCTTCACGCTCTGGATTCGCGCAGCGGTGCTGATCTACGCCCTGTTCTTCGGAATCCAGCCATTTCCGGGAACCGACGATCTCTTGCCAATGTTGTTGTTCACGCCAACCGGTTGGTCGATCCTGTTGGTGGGTTGCGTTGTTGGCGCGTTGTTTGCCGCCTTCGCCTTCGCGATCAGCATCTTTTCCGTACCAATGCTGCTGGTGGAAGACGTCGATGCGCTATCCGCCATGGGCATCAGCATGGCACTGGTCTGGAATAACTTGCCCGCAATGCTCGCCTGGGGTGGGATTGTGCTGGCACTCTTCGTCCTGTCAGTCCTGACCGGATTTATCGGTCTGATTGTGACATTCCCGCTATTGGGTCACGCGACATGGCATGCCTATCGAAGCATCCGCCGCATCCCCGAAGAGGCTGAGCGCGTCCTTCTCAGCCCGGCGTGA
- a CDS encoding sulfotransferase family 2 domain-containing protein encodes MLVFSKARLVLLSVPKTGTTAIETVLAPHAAIAVLDPPELKHAPVYRYNRFFRPMIEKFIGSEIEVMAMIREPRSWLGSWYRYRQRSFLDGQPQSTAGLSFEEFVQAYLTEPRKGFADVGSQAKFLEPRPNGVEVNRLFRYEQLDDAIAYLQNRLGINITLPRSNVSPNAELTLSDETEARLRAGCAHDFELWGSLG; translated from the coding sequence ATGTTGGTATTTTCCAAGGCCAGACTGGTGTTGTTGTCGGTGCCGAAAACCGGAACAACGGCAATTGAGACGGTTCTGGCGCCACATGCGGCGATCGCCGTGCTCGATCCACCTGAGTTGAAGCATGCGCCGGTCTATCGTTACAACCGGTTCTTTCGTCCAATGATCGAGAAATTCATTGGCAGCGAGATCGAGGTGATGGCAATGATCCGCGAACCCAGAAGCTGGCTTGGAAGCTGGTATCGTTATCGGCAACGCAGCTTTCTTGATGGTCAGCCGCAATCGACCGCGGGTCTGAGTTTCGAAGAATTCGTTCAGGCCTATCTAACTGAACCCCGCAAAGGTTTTGCAGACGTCGGTTCGCAAGCGAAGTTCCTCGAACCCCGCCCCAATGGTGTCGAGGTCAACCGCCTGTTTCGCTACGAGCAACTTGACGATGCGATTGCCTATCTGCAAAACCGTCTCGGGATCAACATCACGCTACCGCGCAGTAATGTCTCCCCAAACGCCGAACTCACTCTCTCAGATGAGACGGAAGCTCGTTTGCGTGCAGGCTGCGCACACGATTTTGAACTTTGGGGCAGCTTGGGTTGA
- a CDS encoding CBS domain-containing protein, translated as MLIDKIMPAVRKRLLCIEPEATLLKAARLLDKGNDMVLVCDDTRHLVGIVTKTDIVRVTGRCTGASCTAPVAQAMTTEIVTTNPTTLLQDIWQVMNDLGLKNIPVLEESGVVLGVLNARDALLTQLQEVRYEEALLRDYAMSLGYR; from the coding sequence ATGTTGATTGATAAAATCATGCCCGCCGTTCGCAAACGGTTGCTCTGTATCGAACCCGAAGCAACGCTGCTGAAAGCCGCGCGTTTGTTGGATAAGGGCAACGACATGGTGCTGGTCTGTGACGATACCAGGCATTTGGTCGGTATCGTGACCAAGACTGACATTGTGCGCGTAACAGGGCGTTGCACAGGCGCCAGTTGCACGGCCCCCGTCGCACAAGCAATGACCACTGAAATCGTCACGACAAACCCCACGACCTTGTTGCAGGATATCTGGCAGGTGATGAATGATCTCGGCCTGAAAAACATTCCCGTGCTCGAGGAAAGCGGCGTTGTGCTGGGCGTTTTGAACGCACGCGACGCCCTTCTCACTCAGTTGCAGGAGGTCCGCTACGAAGAAGCGCTGTTGCGCGATTACGCAATGAGCCTCGGCTACCGCTAA
- the recA gene encoding recombinase RecA, protein MNKGDSDKQKALDSALAQIERQFGKGSIMKLGAENAVQQIESTSTGSLGLDIALGIGGLPKGRIIEIYGPESSGKTTLTLHVVAEEQKKGGVCAFVDAEHALDPQYAKKLGVNLDELLISQPDTGEQALEIVDTLVRSGAVNMVVIDSVAALTPKSELEGEMGDSSVGVHARLMSQAMRKLTGSISRSNCMVIFINQIRMKIGVMFGSPETTTGGNALKFYSSVRLDIRRIGAVKDRDEVIGNQTRVKVVKNKVAPPFRQVEFDILYGEGISKTGELLDLGVAAGVVQKSGSWFSYGDERIGQGRENARTYMKENPKIALEIEDKIRAAHGLEFDMLDPPKAEDDADDALLDG, encoded by the coding sequence ATGAACAAAGGCGACTCCGACAAGCAAAAGGCGCTCGACAGCGCATTGGCGCAGATCGAACGGCAGTTCGGTAAGGGCTCGATCATGAAGTTGGGCGCGGAAAACGCGGTGCAGCAGATCGAATCGACATCCACAGGATCCTTGGGGCTCGATATTGCACTGGGCATTGGCGGTCTGCCCAAAGGTCGGATCATCGAGATCTATGGCCCGGAAAGTTCAGGTAAGACCACGCTGACGCTGCATGTGGTCGCCGAGGAACAGAAAAAAGGCGGTGTTTGCGCCTTTGTCGACGCCGAACACGCGCTTGATCCGCAATACGCCAAGAAGCTTGGCGTGAACCTTGATGAGCTTTTGATCAGCCAGCCCGATACGGGCGAACAAGCGCTGGAAATCGTTGATACGCTGGTTCGGTCCGGTGCGGTGAACATGGTGGTAATCGATTCCGTGGCCGCGCTCACACCGAAGAGTGAGTTGGAAGGCGAAATGGGCGATTCGAGTGTTGGGGTGCACGCGCGACTGATGAGTCAGGCGATGCGCAAGCTTACCGGTTCGATTTCGCGTAGCAACTGCATGGTCATCTTTATCAACCAGATCCGGATGAAGATTGGCGTGATGTTCGGCTCGCCAGAAACCACAACCGGCGGCAACGCGCTTAAATTCTATTCTTCGGTGCGGCTTGATATTCGCCGGATTGGCGCGGTCAAGGATCGCGACGAAGTCATCGGCAACCAAACGCGCGTGAAAGTCGTCAAGAACAAGGTGGCGCCTCCGTTTCGCCAGGTGGAGTTTGATATTCTTTATGGTGAAGGGATTTCAAAAACCGGCGAACTGCTCGACCTGGGTGTGGCGGCTGGTGTGGTGCAGAAGTCAGGTTCATGGTTCTCCTATGGCGACGAGCGTATAGGCCAGGGCCGCGAAAATGCTCGGACATACATGAAAGAGAATCCAAAGATCGCACTCGAGATCGAAGACAAGATCCGTGCGGCTCATGGGCTTGAATTTGACATGTTGGATCCGCCGAAGGCGGAAGATGACGCAGATGACGCCTTGCTGGACGGCTAA
- the ccoN gene encoding cytochrome-c oxidase, cbb3-type subunit I, translated as MVEKFTIAERQFALALLCLTALVGLTMAALGAGDAMSVHGFIVLFISLALIFVVGAALYAPAPTEDRSRAYYDDPIKFGIVVAMIWAVIAMGVGDWVAWMLAYPEARFDGAWSSFGRLRPIHTTGVIFGFGGNALIATSFHVMQRTSRARLVSQLAPWFVIIGYNLFVIMAVTGYLMGVTQSKEYAEAEWYADIWLVIVWVTYFVLYIRTLARRNEPHIYVANWYYLAFILVVAVLHIVNNLAVPASFTAAKSYSLFSGVQDAMTQWWYGHNAVAFFLTAGFLGMLYYYLPKRAGRPIYSYRLSILSFWGITFFYIWVGSHHLHYTALPHWVQTLGMTFSIMLLVPSWASAGNALMTLNGAWHKVRDDATLRFMFVAAVFYGLSTFEGSFMAIRPVNSLSHYTDWTVAHVHAGAMGWVALITFGSIYAAVPMIWRRETMYSWKLVEWHFWLALAGTLIYVISMWNSGIVQGLMWRTYTEAGTLKYSFVDSMVAMHPYYIARAIGGLLFFSGAVIGAYNIWMTIRVTGHESKVLDVPTESGAGEIAVPVAE; from the coding sequence ATGGTTGAGAAATTCACAATCGCTGAACGCCAGTTTGCGCTTGCCCTGCTCTGCCTGACCGCGCTGGTGGGTCTGACAATGGCCGCCCTCGGCGCAGGTGACGCGATGAGTGTGCACGGATTCATTGTGCTTTTCATAAGCCTTGCTCTGATTTTTGTTGTGGGGGCTGCACTCTATGCCCCTGCACCCACCGAAGACCGAAGCCGTGCTTATTATGACGACCCGATCAAATTCGGCATCGTTGTGGCGATGATCTGGGCGGTGATCGCCATGGGCGTGGGCGATTGGGTGGCTTGGATGCTGGCCTATCCCGAGGCGCGGTTTGACGGCGCATGGTCAAGCTTTGGAAGGCTGCGCCCGATCCACACCACCGGCGTGATCTTTGGCTTTGGCGGCAATGCGCTGATCGCGACCTCGTTCCACGTCATGCAACGCACCAGCCGCGCCCGTTTGGTCAGTCAGCTTGCCCCGTGGTTCGTCATTATCGGCTACAACCTCTTCGTGATCATGGCGGTCACCGGATACCTCATGGGCGTTACCCAGTCCAAGGAATATGCCGAGGCCGAATGGTATGCCGATATCTGGCTGGTGATCGTCTGGGTCACCTATTTCGTGCTCTACATCCGCACCCTCGCGCGACGGAATGAGCCGCATATCTACGTCGCCAACTGGTATTATTTGGCGTTCATCCTAGTCGTGGCGGTGCTGCATATCGTCAACAACCTTGCCGTTCCCGCATCCTTCACTGCGGCCAAAAGCTATTCGCTGTTTTCGGGTGTACAGGACGCGATGACCCAGTGGTGGTATGGCCATAACGCAGTGGCCTTCTTCCTGACAGCGGGCTTTCTCGGCATGCTCTATTACTATCTACCAAAACGAGCGGGGCGACCGATCTATTCCTATCGCCTGTCGATCCTGTCGTTCTGGGGCATCACCTTCTTTTACATCTGGGTCGGCTCGCATCACCTGCATTACACCGCCCTGCCCCATTGGGTGCAGACGCTCGGCATGACGTTTTCCATCATGCTCCTGGTGCCAAGCTGGGCCAGCGCGGGTAACGCTCTGATGACGCTGAATGGCGCGTGGCACAAGGTGCGTGACGACGCGACCCTACGCTTCATGTTCGTCGCCGCCGTGTTCTATGGCCTCTCGACATTCGAGGGCTCCTTCATGGCAATCCGACCGGTTAACTCACTGTCGCATTACACCGACTGGACGGTGGCGCATGTTCATGCAGGCGCAATGGGCTGGGTCGCACTGATCACTTTTGGTTCGATCTATGCCGCGGTGCCGATGATCTGGCGGCGCGAGACGATGTATTCTTGGAAACTGGTCGAATGGCACTTCTGGCTCGCCCTTGCAGGCACGCTTATCTACGTCATTTCGATGTGGAATTCCGGCATTGTGCAGGGACTGATGTGGCGCACCTATACTGAAGCCGGCACGCTGAAATATTCCTTCGTCGATAGTATGGTGGCGATGCACCCCTATTACATCGCCCGCGCCATCGGTGGCTTGCTGTTCTTCAGCGGCGCGGTGATCGGCGCCTACAACATCTGGATGACAATTCGAGTGACAGGACACGAAAGCAAAGTGCTGGATGTGCCCACAGAATCCGGGGCCGGCGAGATTGCCGTCCCGGTTGCGGAGTAA
- a CDS encoding carboxymuconolactone decarboxylase family protein, with translation MSDTLFPTNTTAHAKRRRDLTPEAEKAFIAFSQAVFANGALDVKTKQLIAVAVAHVTQCPYCIKGHTKAALHHEASEGEIMEAIWVAAEMRAGGAYAHSALALEEMEKAAAKS, from the coding sequence ATGTCTGACACGCTATTTCCAACCAATACAACCGCGCACGCCAAACGTCGCAGGGACCTGACACCAGAGGCTGAAAAAGCATTCATCGCGTTTAGTCAGGCAGTGTTCGCGAATGGCGCGCTGGACGTGAAAACCAAACAACTGATCGCCGTGGCCGTCGCCCATGTCACCCAATGCCCCTATTGCATCAAGGGCCATACCAAAGCGGCGCTGCACCACGAGGCAAGCGAGGGCGAAATCATGGAAGCAATCTGGGTCGCCGCCGAAATGCGCGCCGGTGGGGCCTATGCCCATTCCGCACTTGCCCTTGAGGAGATGGAAAAAGCCGCCGCAAAAAGCTGA
- the ccoP gene encoding cytochrome-c oxidase, cbb3-type subunit III, producing the protein MSVRQRDPLTGHQTTGHEWNGITELNTSIPRAIWWFILLSHLYALIAWILLPAWPGINGYTKGLLGIDQRDRVERQVAEMHQSRAPWRDQIATLPVTTIRASPELSAMVASTGPALFGDNCAACHGANGQGAPGFPSLIDNSWLWGDSPEAILETLRVGINADHPDTHYSEMLAFDGTLTRDEIRTVVDYVRSLSGLQTGTDPDRLLLGESLFIDNCASCHGEEATGNTDLGAPNLTDDFWIYGGDKQAMFTTIIHGRRGWMPSWEDRLDETDRKLLTVYLENLKQVAQ; encoded by the coding sequence ATGAGCGTCAGACAACGCGATCCACTGACGGGCCATCAGACCACGGGTCACGAATGGAACGGCATCACCGAATTGAACACCTCGATACCCAGAGCAATCTGGTGGTTCATCCTGCTCAGTCATCTCTACGCGCTAATCGCTTGGATCCTGCTGCCGGCATGGCCAGGGATCAATGGCTATACAAAGGGGCTCCTCGGCATTGATCAACGCGACCGCGTCGAACGCCAGGTTGCAGAAATGCACCAATCGCGCGCGCCCTGGCGTGACCAGATCGCAACTCTGCCGGTTACGACAATCCGTGCCAGCCCCGAGTTGTCCGCCATGGTGGCAAGCACCGGTCCGGCGCTGTTCGGTGACAATTGCGCCGCGTGCCATGGCGCAAATGGCCAAGGCGCGCCCGGTTTTCCCAGCTTGATAGACAATTCATGGCTCTGGGGCGACAGCCCGGAAGCGATACTGGAAACCCTGCGCGTCGGTATCAATGCCGACCATCCCGATACGCACTACTCCGAAATGCTGGCGTTTGACGGAACGCTCACACGCGATGAAATCCGCACGGTTGTCGATTACGTGCGATCATTGTCAGGTCTGCAAACTGGAACCGATCCCGACAGGTTGCTACTTGGAGAGTCCCTCTTCATCGACAATTGCGCCTCTTGCCACGGCGAAGAAGCAACCGGCAACACCGATCTGGGCGCCCCGAACTTGACCGATGATTTCTGGATCTATGGCGGTGACAAACAAGCGATGTTCACCACCATCATTCACGGGCGCAGGGGCTGGATGCCAAGCTGGGAAGACCGCCTTGACGAGACAGACAGAAAGCTGCTGACGGTCTATCTGGAAAACCTGAAACAGGTGGCGCAATGA
- a CDS encoding ATP-binding protein yields MQAQPRAVLIAVIAALFGGAAFWSGGGWMAQAFGLAGGTLLALVGVIYGTVWIFRYNNRRAQKTIAEFVAHDAAPCFVTDDEGELWYFNDAAKERFRGDAITLAGLLGDVFANPLAVLHRLRQRAEKTGAAREDIVTRRGSVRLSTHQLAGGEFLWRIEEIADRANLGGGDLNFLPMVSVGRNGTVLYMNEAARRLVGERVKNIDRLFDQMPPRARALNAIRAAQGQVMCFLAERELPGARREMILVPAAVAASCETGRTAKGVASGPVLHDQTRGWNDVEALPVPLLKVARDGKVLLSNRLARDLLGHGKCEGRHLATLMEGLGRSLTDWLCEVAMGRETHSSEFLRVSRDDREVFVQVTLKRAADPDDLSLIAVLNDATELKTLEAQFVQSQKMQAIGQLAGGVAHDFNNLLTAISGHCDLLLLRHDQGDPDYNDLVQINQNANRAAALIGQLLAFSRKQTLRLEVLDLRDTLSDLTHLLNRLVGETVSLTLDHEPRLHALRADKRQLEQVVMNLVVNARDAMATGGEISLRTRNVTFQKAQPRDRATVPAGDYVSVEIIDQGTGIPSDKMQKIFEPFYTTKRTGEGTGLGLSTAYGIIKQSGGFIFADSEPGKGSTFTLLFPTYQAEPENPTAERHEQLASKSTSTGAPLVATAHETNGVEPAIDAGPAMQGEGRECVILLVEDEAPVRAFASRALRLKGYTVLEADSAEDALKTLEETDLAIDIFVTDVVMPGMDGPSWVRKALQERPNVRVVFVSGYAEDAFGEGTVEIPNSIFLPKPFSLTELTETIRRQLH; encoded by the coding sequence GATCGCTGCGTTGTTTGGCGGCGCTGCATTCTGGAGCGGTGGCGGCTGGATGGCGCAGGCGTTTGGACTTGCGGGTGGCACCCTGCTGGCGCTTGTGGGGGTCATTTATGGGACCGTCTGGATATTCAGGTATAACAATCGGCGTGCGCAGAAAACCATTGCCGAATTTGTGGCGCATGATGCAGCACCCTGTTTCGTTACCGATGACGAAGGTGAGCTCTGGTATTTCAACGATGCTGCGAAAGAGCGTTTTCGCGGCGATGCAATAACCCTTGCAGGGTTATTGGGGGATGTCTTTGCCAATCCGCTCGCTGTATTGCATCGGCTGCGTCAGCGCGCCGAGAAGACAGGCGCAGCACGCGAAGATATCGTGACGCGACGTGGTAGTGTTCGGCTATCGACGCATCAGCTTGCCGGAGGTGAATTCCTTTGGCGCATCGAAGAAATTGCGGATCGGGCCAACCTAGGTGGCGGCGATTTGAACTTTCTGCCGATGGTCAGCGTTGGGCGCAATGGCACAGTACTCTACATGAACGAAGCCGCGCGCCGGTTGGTGGGCGAACGGGTCAAGAATATTGATCGGCTGTTTGATCAGATGCCCCCGCGGGCGAGGGCTCTGAATGCGATTCGGGCAGCGCAGGGTCAGGTCATGTGTTTTCTGGCTGAACGCGAATTGCCTGGTGCGCGCCGCGAGATGATTCTCGTACCGGCCGCGGTGGCTGCTTCCTGCGAGACCGGCAGGACGGCGAAGGGTGTCGCGTCGGGGCCGGTTTTGCATGATCAGACACGCGGCTGGAATGATGTCGAAGCGCTGCCCGTGCCCCTGTTGAAAGTGGCACGAGATGGCAAGGTTCTGTTGTCAAACCGACTGGCACGGGATTTGTTGGGACACGGCAAATGCGAGGGGCGGCATCTTGCCACGTTGATGGAAGGTCTCGGGCGGAGCCTGACCGATTGGCTGTGCGAAGTGGCCATGGGGCGAGAGACCCACAGCTCGGAGTTCCTGCGTGTATCACGCGATGATCGCGAAGTCTTTGTGCAGGTGACGCTGAAACGTGCGGCAGATCCAGACGATCTGTCGCTGATTGCGGTGCTTAACGACGCCACTGAGTTGAAAACTCTGGAGGCACAATTCGTTCAGAGCCAGAAAATGCAGGCCATCGGGCAGCTGGCTGGTGGGGTGGCGCATGATTTCAACAATTTGTTGACGGCCATTTCGGGCCATTGCGATCTCCTGCTCTTGCGGCATGACCAGGGTGATCCCGATTACAACGACTTGGTGCAGATCAATCAGAACGCCAATCGGGCTGCGGCACTGATAGGGCAGTTACTGGCTTTCTCACGCAAGCAGACCTTGCGGCTGGAGGTGCTCGACCTGCGCGACACGCTGAGCGATCTGACCCATCTTCTGAACCGGCTGGTAGGGGAAACGGTAAGCCTGACGCTTGATCATGAGCCTAGGTTGCATGCGCTGCGCGCCGACAAGCGCCAGCTTGAGCAGGTGGTGATGAACCTGGTAGTGAACGCGCGCGACGCGATGGCCACGGGCGGCGAAATTTCGCTTCGAACTCGCAATGTCACGTTCCAGAAAGCGCAACCCCGAGACCGCGCCACGGTGCCGGCCGGCGATTATGTATCGGTCGAGATCATAGATCAGGGAACGGGTATTCCCAGCGACAAGATGCAAAAGATCTTTGAACCGTTTTACACGACCAAACGCACCGGGGAAGGTACAGGCCTGGGTTTGTCGACGGCTTACGGCATTATCAAGCAAAGTGGCGGGTTCATCTTCGCTGATAGCGAGCCCGGAAAGGGATCGACGTTTACATTGTTGTTCCCGACCTATCAGGCGGAGCCGGAAAACCCGACCGCTGAGAGGCACGAACAACTGGCGTCTAAATCGACAAGCACAGGGGCGCCACTGGTCGCGACTGCCCATGAAACCAACGGCGTGGAACCCGCGATTGACGCGGGCCCGGCCATGCAAGGAGAAGGCCGCGAATGTGTGATCCTGCTGGTCGAAGACGAAGCACCTGTGCGCGCTTTTGCTTCGCGGGCTCTGCGACTGAAGGGCTACACCGTTCTCGAAGCGGACTCTGCCGAAGATGCTCTCAAAACATTGGAGGAAACCGATCTGGCGATTGATATCTTTGTAACGGATGTGGTGATGCCGGGTATGGATGGCCCGAGTTGGGTGCGCAAGGCCTTGCAAGAAAGGCCGAATGTGCGCGTGGTGTTCGTCTCGGGTTATGCCGAAGACGCTTTTGGAGAAGGAACGGTGGAGATTCCAAATTCAATCTTCCTGCCGAAGCCATTCTCGCTCACCGAACTGACCGAGACGATCCGTCGTCAGCTACATTGA
- a CDS encoding DUF6522 family protein: MPAIEIGTDQIQIDAEIVAKALKLAPQDLQARMRQGTVTSRFERGEGDDAGRVRLTFFSDTRRARITADTTGMVLTCTGADFSRSSRPTASPKAATPTVSPDRQKLDAMLDDALNDTFPASDPVALSFDHRS; encoded by the coding sequence ATGCCCGCAATTGAAATTGGCACAGATCAAATTCAGATCGACGCCGAGATTGTCGCGAAAGCCCTGAAACTGGCTCCCCAGGATTTGCAAGCCAGAATGCGCCAGGGAACAGTAACAAGCCGCTTTGAACGCGGCGAAGGCGACGATGCCGGTCGCGTTCGGTTAACGTTCTTTTCCGATACGCGCCGCGCCCGGATCACCGCCGATACGACCGGCATGGTTCTGACTTGCACTGGCGCTGACTTCTCACGCTCGTCACGTCCAACTGCTTCGCCCAAAGCAGCCACTCCAACTGTTTCGCCAGATCGTCAAAAACTCGACGCGATGCTTGATGATGCCCTGAACGATACCTTTCCCGCCAGTGATCCGGTCGCCCTGAGCTTTGATCATCGCAGTTGA